In Streptomyces zhihengii, a single genomic region encodes these proteins:
- a CDS encoding WXG100 family type VII secretion target, with protein sequence MPYGDDGIVHVNYGSVGEAVTSMQQITTAIRQRLAQLETGLQPLVNSWEGQDREAYYVKQREWNAAAEKLNAILASHGGLLDDIGASYDLNERKLRQGWENVQIG encoded by the coding sequence ATGCCCTACGGTGATGACGGCATCGTCCACGTCAATTACGGCAGCGTCGGCGAAGCAGTGACATCGATGCAGCAGATCACGACCGCAATCCGTCAGCGCCTTGCCCAGCTGGAGACCGGCCTGCAGCCGCTCGTCAACAGCTGGGAAGGCCAGGACCGCGAGGCCTACTACGTCAAGCAGCGTGAGTGGAACGCCGCGGCGGAAAAGCTCAACGCCATTCTTGCGAGCCACGGTGGTCTGCTGGACGACATCGGCGCAAGCTACGACCTCAACGAGCGGAAGCTGCGCCAGGGCTGGGAGAACGTGCAGATCGGCTAA
- the eccD gene encoding type VII secretion integral membrane protein EccD: protein MTDNSAAGLCRITVRAPSRHIDLAVPADVPVADLLPTVLRYAGESDQGGSLEEQGLDHGGWVLQRLGDAPLDDASTLDSHDFRDGEVLYLRPFNDELPPVRLDDLVDGIATATRDGQRRWSPEASRRLLRSLLGLALTAGLAILALSSEGGFVRLLAVAGCSVLLLLAAAAASRAMGDSTVGATFGFMGVLYLGLTGWLLPVYDINGTEVPSTFSAQLLAAAALAAGGAVLAVAAAGTHIEIFLMSALAAAATGAASAVQLAFDIPIGAASAAIAALAVIFGAFIPAISFKFAGMRMPALPTNPQQLQEGIDPYDTGDVTARTARAAVWMTALYGGTAMVCIGCLTALVLHGGTPAMWTATVLTALLLLHGRGMVNVWNRLSLVLAGAWGISILLLAWSQSLQAEERIILVLALMVVAVALAIISWKVPGRRIVPHWGRAAEILHTMLAISLLPLTLWTLGVFGTLRAING from the coding sequence ATGACAGACAACTCCGCTGCCGGACTGTGCCGCATCACCGTACGCGCCCCCTCACGGCACATTGACCTTGCAGTCCCCGCTGACGTCCCGGTGGCCGACCTGCTTCCCACGGTCCTCCGCTACGCCGGCGAGAGCGACCAGGGCGGCAGCCTGGAGGAGCAGGGTCTGGATCACGGCGGCTGGGTACTCCAACGCTTGGGCGATGCACCACTCGACGACGCAAGCACCCTCGACTCGCATGACTTCCGCGACGGAGAGGTGCTCTATCTGCGGCCATTCAACGACGAGTTGCCGCCAGTGCGGCTCGACGACCTCGTGGACGGCATCGCCACCGCCACTCGTGACGGCCAGCGCCGATGGAGCCCGGAAGCCAGCCGTCGCCTGCTGCGCAGCCTGCTGGGCCTTGCCCTCACTGCCGGACTGGCCATACTCGCCCTGTCGAGCGAAGGCGGCTTCGTCCGCCTTCTCGCAGTCGCCGGATGCAGCGTGCTGCTACTCCTCGCGGCTGCAGCGGCAAGCCGAGCGATGGGCGACTCGACCGTCGGGGCAACCTTCGGCTTCATGGGCGTCCTCTACCTCGGCCTCACCGGCTGGCTGCTGCCCGTATACGACATCAACGGCACAGAGGTTCCCAGCACCTTCAGCGCCCAACTGCTGGCTGCCGCAGCTCTAGCCGCAGGCGGGGCTGTCCTCGCCGTGGCAGCCGCAGGAACACACATCGAGATCTTTCTGATGTCTGCCCTGGCAGCTGCCGCTACCGGGGCGGCCAGCGCCGTGCAACTCGCCTTCGATATACCTATTGGTGCCGCCTCGGCGGCAATTGCTGCACTGGCAGTAATCTTCGGGGCTTTCATTCCAGCCATCTCCTTCAAGTTCGCTGGAATGCGCATGCCAGCACTGCCCACCAATCCACAGCAGCTGCAAGAAGGAATCGACCCTTACGACACAGGAGATGTGACCGCGCGAACGGCGCGCGCCGCGGTCTGGATGACCGCGCTCTATGGCGGCACTGCAATGGTTTGCATCGGCTGCCTGACGGCCCTCGTCCTCCACGGTGGAACTCCCGCCATGTGGACCGCCACAGTGCTGACGGCACTCCTGCTGCTGCATGGCCGCGGCATGGTCAACGTGTGGAACCGTCTCTCCCTCGTCCTTGCCGGTGCTTGGGGAATCAGCATTCTCCTCCTGGCCTGGTCACAATCCCTCCAGGCAGAAGAGCGCATCATCCTGGTGTTGGCACTGATGGTGGTGGCCGTTGCCCTGGCCATCATCTCGTGGAAGGTACCGGGACGCCGGATCGTGCCCCACTGGGGCCGAGCCGCCGAAATCCTCCACACGATGCTCGCCATCAGTCTCTTGCCCCTCACCCTGTGGACGCTCGGCGTCTTCGGGACCCTCCGGGCCATCAACGGCTGA
- a CDS encoding NF041680 family putative transposase, which produces MSLAHHVVRQDPFAGLSRFRGEFYSCLTRRADALFELADAVLCADGPVRSLVELSLVGEHRRGHGGLYDALSAGRVDIVRLRRALAAVPLPRSADGRLVLAADFTCWLRPNAHTSPQRILCHTYGRGKDQHIPVPGWPYSVICALESGRSSWTAPLDALRLAPGDDAATVTARQMRELIERLIEAGQWKDGDPEILIVVDAGYDVPRLAFLLKDLPVQVLGRMRSDRVLRRAAPPREPGVRGRPPRHGGEFVFGDPATWNTPDAQTVTATRLYGTATARSWDRLHPRLTHRSAWTAQLGALPVIEGTVIRLQVEQLPSGATPKPVWLWWSGTDATTADVDCLWQAFLRRFDIEHTFRLFKQTLGWTCPKIRSPEAADRWTWLIVVVFTQLRLARPLAADRRRPWEKPSPPHRLTPARVRRDFRHLRPKAACPAEVPKSSRPGPGRPLGSKNTRPTPRHDVHTVGKPGSAIQRTKKSTTPRPRRTG; this is translated from the coding sequence ATGAGTCTGGCGCATCATGTTGTCCGGCAGGATCCGTTTGCGGGACTGTCACGCTTCCGGGGTGAGTTCTACTCCTGTCTGACCCGGCGTGCGGACGCGCTGTTCGAACTTGCGGACGCGGTGTTGTGCGCCGATGGGCCGGTCCGGTCGCTGGTGGAACTCTCGCTGGTGGGCGAACACCGTCGTGGACACGGCGGGCTCTACGATGCCCTGTCCGCAGGCCGGGTCGATATCGTCCGGCTACGACGGGCCCTGGCCGCGGTGCCTCTGCCGCGATCAGCGGATGGCCGGCTGGTCCTGGCCGCCGACTTCACCTGCTGGCTGCGGCCCAACGCACACACCTCACCGCAGCGGATCCTGTGCCACACCTACGGCCGGGGCAAGGACCAGCACATTCCCGTTCCCGGCTGGCCGTACTCGGTGATCTGCGCACTGGAATCAGGTCGAAGCTCCTGGACCGCGCCGCTGGACGCGCTGCGTCTGGCACCGGGTGACGATGCCGCCACCGTCACTGCCCGGCAGATGCGCGAGCTCATCGAGCGGCTGATCGAGGCCGGGCAGTGGAAGGACGGAGATCCAGAGATCCTGATCGTGGTGGATGCCGGCTATGACGTGCCCCGCCTGGCCTTCCTGCTGAAGGACCTGCCGGTGCAGGTACTGGGACGGATGCGCTCGGACCGGGTCCTGCGCCGCGCGGCACCGCCCCGGGAGCCTGGGGTTCGAGGCCGGCCACCCCGCCACGGAGGGGAGTTCGTCTTCGGTGACCCGGCCACCTGGAACACTCCCGATGCGCAGACGGTGACCGCAACCCGTCTCTACGGCACCGCCACCGCCCGCTCCTGGGACCGGCTCCATCCAAGGCTGACCCACCGCTCCGCCTGGACCGCCCAGTTGGGCGCCCTGCCGGTCATCGAAGGCACCGTGATCCGCCTGCAAGTCGAGCAGCTGCCCAGCGGTGCCACACCGAAGCCGGTCTGGCTGTGGTGGTCGGGCACCGACGCCACCACAGCCGACGTCGACTGTCTGTGGCAGGCGTTCCTGCGGCGCTTCGACATCGAGCACACCTTCCGCCTGTTCAAGCAGACGCTCGGCTGGACCTGCCCAAAGATCCGCAGCCCCGAGGCCGCAGACCGCTGGACCTGGCTGATCGTCGTCGTCTTCACCCAGCTCCGGCTCGCCCGCCCCCTGGCGGCAGACCGCCGGCGGCCGTGGGAGAAACCGTCCCCGCCCCACAGGCTCACCCCCGCACGAGTCCGCCGCGACTTTCGGCACCTCCGGCCGAAGGCCGCCTGCCCAGCCGAAGTACCCAAATCTTCCCGCCCCGGCCCCGGGCGGCCACTCGGAAGCAAGAACACCCGACCCACCCCACGCCACGACGTGCACACAGTCGGCAAACCAGGCTCCGCGATACAACGAACCAAGAAGTCAACAACCCCTCGCCCCCGCCGCACAGGTTAA
- the eccB gene encoding type VII secretion protein EccB, translating into MQSKRDQVQAHAFLMNRLTAGMLLAEPDAPESPLGRTTRGTVFGLVIAVVIAAGAVVFGLIKPGGHQLSGKELVVNRDTGARYLFVNDELRPVRNYSSALLIGGKGLKTDDVRTASLRGKPVGLPVGIPDAPDSIPDKKDLEAGAWQVCSVIDSKFSTALVAGAPADGRRLGADEGAIVIGPDAATTYLVWQGQRLKMDGDASASLGYGSITPRPVSAAFLQVLAPGPDLSPPPVQDRGAIGPVLGGAQSRLGQVFQVQVPGSAPKYYLLKREGLVPLTDTQAALVLGSPATRLEAYGGLPPQPIRLATVELKENQAPGADGREVATGLPLSPPRATPTPRGQSVCNRVDPRSGTPRVSTELVPVKSLTPFAQVEPGSVQSSCIQMDRIVVRPGRGVLVQALTAGGRPAGGSTYLVSDNGAKYLLTQQAIEAFGYAETKAQTLPSPLLSMLPTGPDLDPVTAMSGVKGPITSACPGDEAGS; encoded by the coding sequence ATGCAATCCAAACGAGACCAGGTTCAGGCACATGCCTTCCTGATGAACCGGCTCACAGCCGGCATGCTGCTCGCCGAACCCGACGCCCCCGAAAGCCCTCTCGGACGCACCACACGCGGGACCGTATTCGGGCTCGTCATCGCCGTCGTCATCGCTGCCGGCGCTGTCGTGTTCGGCCTCATCAAACCCGGAGGCCACCAACTGAGTGGAAAAGAGTTGGTGGTCAACAGAGACACCGGAGCCCGCTACCTCTTCGTCAACGACGAACTCCGCCCCGTCCGCAACTACTCCTCCGCTCTGCTCATCGGCGGAAAGGGCCTGAAGACCGACGACGTGCGCACCGCATCGCTGCGCGGAAAGCCGGTGGGCCTGCCGGTCGGCATACCTGACGCCCCAGACTCCATACCCGACAAGAAGGACTTGGAAGCCGGTGCGTGGCAGGTCTGCTCCGTCATCGACAGTAAGTTCTCCACGGCCTTGGTGGCGGGTGCCCCAGCCGATGGCAGAAGGCTGGGAGCCGACGAAGGCGCGATCGTGATCGGCCCGGACGCTGCCACCACATACCTGGTCTGGCAGGGACAGCGACTGAAGATGGATGGTGACGCAAGTGCGTCCCTCGGATACGGATCGATCACCCCACGCCCCGTCTCAGCAGCCTTTCTGCAAGTCCTGGCCCCCGGCCCCGACCTGAGCCCGCCCCCAGTGCAGGATCGGGGAGCCATCGGACCCGTTCTGGGTGGCGCTCAAAGCAGGTTGGGACAGGTCTTCCAAGTGCAGGTGCCGGGGTCGGCTCCCAAGTACTACCTGCTCAAGCGGGAAGGGCTTGTGCCTCTCACAGACACCCAGGCCGCACTCGTGCTCGGCAGTCCCGCCACGCGCCTCGAGGCGTACGGCGGCCTCCCTCCGCAGCCCATCCGGCTGGCAACAGTGGAACTGAAGGAAAATCAGGCACCAGGTGCAGACGGCCGGGAAGTGGCTACCGGCCTGCCCCTGTCGCCGCCGCGAGCAACACCAACACCTCGTGGGCAGTCCGTCTGCAACCGTGTCGATCCCCGCAGCGGCACACCCCGCGTGTCCACAGAACTGGTGCCCGTGAAGTCGCTCACCCCCTTTGCGCAGGTGGAACCCGGCAGCGTTCAGTCATCGTGCATTCAGATGGACCGTATCGTCGTACGCCCTGGACGTGGGGTCTTGGTGCAGGCGCTTACGGCGGGCGGTCGGCCAGCCGGCGGATCGACCTACCTCGTGTCCGACAACGGAGCCAAGTACCTGCTCACGCAGCAAGCGATCGAAGCGTTCGGCTATGCCGAGACCAAAGCGCAGACTCTGCCGTCGCCACTTCTGTCGATGTTGCCCACGGGACCCGATCTCGACCCCGTCACGGCGATGAGCGGTGTCAAAGGCCCCATCACGTCGGCATGCCCAGGAGACGAGGCCGGTAGCTAG
- the eccCa gene encoding type VII secretion protein EccCa, which produces MPDGELSIQEPPTLPETVADSSAVWTYLPMGMMSLSMTVMFIRPGGSSNVFTYVAVGMMVLASVMMVIGHVARQGSDRKNRLGGERRDYLRYLSQIRRKVHNAVIEQQLALAWLHPAPTTLASMARTSRLWERRPKDDDFAEVRIAVGDQQLAMRLTPLSTKPVEDLEPLCAHALRRFMRAYSSVPDQPIALFLRSWSRVSFRGDEDAIRSAARAMVCQLAVFHPPEELWIALCVSDERRQEWEWAKWLPHNLHPQEQDGAGPARLITNSCNALEDILGAEFTERPAFDPEELPAKNEPFTVIVVDGGIVPAGHRLDTTGFRNTVVLDLSGELRWRPGRTTLRLDVQSDAIDLVRTDRNRKEQSTFLGRPDAVSPMAAESLARLLAPYRISLGADVTEPLAGDVELTTLIGISDLTRHDPAAFWRRRSNPSERLRVPIAVGADGVPVELDIKESAQGGMGPHGMLIGATGSGKSELLRTLVLGLALTNSSETLNFVLVDFKGGATFLGLDELPHTSALITNLADEVALVERMQDALHGELIRRQEVLRAAGYSSALEYEKARTSNPQLAPLPSLFIVVDEFSELLATHREFMDLFVMIGRLGRSLGVHLLLASQRLDEGRMHQLESHLSYRVGLRTFSAMESRGVLGVPDAYELPPQPGSGFLKSGVEALTRFRAAYVSGPYRHRRGAVAQARVASQVVLWTSDWVATRAPAPEPEAETEESGDTLLSLAVERLRNSGPPAYQVWLPPLEQSPTLDSLLPSLAPEPERGLTAADWPGTGKLRVPVGLVDKPFEQLRDLLVVDLSGAGGHVAVAGGSQSGKSTVVRSLIAALALTHTPREVQFYCLDFGGGALSGLVGIPHVGGVAARLDSERISRTVAEVVAVLDRREQFFLDHGIDSMASFRRRRAAGDFPEEPHGDVFLVVDGWQTVRQDFDTLIPTLNQIATRGLNYGVHLIIATTRWMELSAQIRDQAGTKLELRLGDPMDSVVDIRKAATVPHIPGRGLTTEGKMHFLAALPRVNGQENMEDLTDGVIALVEGIAEHWAGPPAPPVRMLPHRLSVTELPIPELNEGLRVPIGLDEEVLAPVWHDFSRTPHLVGIGDTESGKTNLLRLIAKAITARYTPDEANILMVDYRRGLVDAVPEEYRLGHAVSMDGLKELVEGSARAIKLRLPGSDIAPARMRRCDWWNGPRLFVLVDDYDMVGGGTSFDQPFGPLFDFLPLGFEVGLHLVVVRSSAGVGRGVGDQLLRRLDDVNTPGLLMSCPPSEGYLFGNVKPRNLPPGRAQHIVRRKSTLIQTAHVAGDSLSVDDQGAA; this is translated from the coding sequence ATGCCAGACGGGGAGCTGAGCATTCAGGAGCCGCCAACGCTGCCGGAGACCGTGGCGGACTCATCCGCTGTATGGACATATCTGCCGATGGGCATGATGTCCCTCTCGATGACGGTGATGTTCATCCGCCCAGGAGGCTCGAGCAACGTATTCACCTACGTTGCCGTAGGCATGATGGTGCTGGCGTCCGTCATGATGGTGATCGGGCATGTAGCGCGCCAGGGCAGCGACCGGAAGAACCGGTTGGGCGGCGAGCGGCGTGACTACTTGCGCTACCTGTCACAGATCCGGCGAAAGGTGCACAACGCAGTCATCGAGCAGCAACTGGCTCTCGCATGGCTGCACCCGGCGCCCACCACCCTCGCGTCAATGGCTCGCACAAGCCGGCTCTGGGAGCGTCGCCCCAAGGACGACGACTTCGCGGAGGTTCGGATCGCTGTCGGCGATCAACAGCTCGCGATGCGCCTCACTCCCTTGTCCACCAAGCCGGTAGAAGACTTGGAGCCGCTGTGCGCCCACGCGCTTCGCCGCTTCATGCGGGCCTACAGCTCGGTGCCCGACCAGCCGATCGCCCTCTTCCTTCGCTCCTGGTCGCGTGTGTCCTTCCGCGGGGACGAAGACGCCATTCGCTCTGCGGCTCGCGCCATGGTGTGCCAACTCGCCGTGTTCCATCCGCCCGAGGAACTGTGGATCGCGCTGTGCGTGTCCGACGAGAGGCGGCAAGAGTGGGAGTGGGCGAAGTGGCTGCCGCATAACCTGCATCCCCAGGAACAGGACGGCGCCGGCCCCGCCCGGCTCATAACCAACTCGTGCAATGCCCTCGAAGACATCCTCGGAGCGGAATTCACCGAACGCCCGGCGTTCGATCCGGAGGAACTCCCGGCCAAGAACGAGCCCTTCACCGTCATCGTGGTGGACGGGGGCATTGTGCCCGCGGGCCACCGTCTGGACACCACAGGCTTCCGCAACACGGTAGTGCTCGACCTGTCGGGTGAACTGCGCTGGCGGCCCGGCCGCACAACACTGCGCCTGGACGTGCAATCCGATGCGATCGACCTGGTTCGCACCGACCGCAACCGTAAGGAACAAAGCACATTCCTCGGCCGACCAGACGCCGTCAGCCCTATGGCAGCGGAGTCGTTGGCGAGGCTGCTGGCCCCCTACCGGATCAGCCTTGGCGCGGACGTCACAGAGCCTCTGGCAGGTGACGTCGAGCTCACGACGCTCATCGGGATTTCAGACCTGACCCGGCATGACCCAGCAGCCTTCTGGCGACGGCGCAGCAATCCGTCCGAACGGCTGCGCGTGCCCATCGCCGTCGGCGCCGACGGTGTCCCGGTTGAACTCGACATCAAAGAGTCGGCCCAAGGGGGTATGGGGCCGCACGGCATGCTGATCGGGGCAACCGGATCGGGAAAGAGCGAACTGCTGCGGACACTGGTGTTGGGCCTCGCACTCACCAACTCTTCCGAGACGCTCAACTTTGTCCTCGTGGACTTCAAGGGCGGTGCCACATTCCTCGGCCTGGACGAGCTCCCGCACACGTCAGCCCTGATCACGAACCTGGCCGACGAAGTGGCGCTCGTGGAGCGCATGCAGGACGCCCTGCACGGTGAGCTGATCCGCCGGCAGGAGGTGCTACGAGCCGCGGGCTACAGCTCAGCCCTCGAGTACGAGAAGGCGCGAACCTCAAACCCACAGCTCGCACCCCTGCCTAGCCTATTCATCGTGGTGGACGAGTTCAGTGAGCTGCTCGCCACGCACCGCGAGTTCATGGACCTGTTCGTGATGATCGGCCGCCTCGGTCGGTCATTGGGTGTGCATCTTCTCCTTGCCTCGCAGCGTCTGGACGAGGGCCGAATGCATCAGCTCGAAAGCCACCTGTCGTACCGGGTCGGACTGCGCACGTTCTCCGCGATGGAGAGCCGCGGAGTGCTGGGCGTGCCTGATGCCTACGAGCTGCCCCCGCAGCCGGGAAGCGGGTTCCTCAAGAGTGGTGTCGAAGCACTCACCCGATTCCGAGCAGCGTACGTTTCCGGCCCCTATCGTCATCGCAGGGGTGCAGTGGCACAGGCCCGGGTGGCCAGTCAGGTGGTTCTGTGGACGTCAGACTGGGTGGCGACACGCGCGCCAGCCCCTGAACCCGAAGCAGAGACCGAGGAATCCGGCGACACACTGCTGTCACTCGCCGTCGAGCGGCTACGCAATTCCGGGCCGCCCGCCTACCAGGTATGGCTGCCTCCGTTGGAACAGTCACCAACGCTCGACTCCTTGCTGCCGTCCCTCGCACCCGAGCCGGAGCGCGGTCTGACTGCGGCCGACTGGCCGGGAACAGGCAAGCTACGAGTGCCCGTAGGCCTTGTCGACAAGCCTTTCGAGCAGCTGCGAGACCTGCTGGTCGTCGATCTGTCCGGCGCAGGCGGGCACGTAGCGGTCGCCGGCGGCTCGCAGAGTGGAAAGTCGACCGTCGTCCGGTCTCTTATCGCGGCACTCGCCCTCACGCATACCCCGCGCGAGGTGCAGTTCTACTGCCTGGACTTCGGTGGAGGTGCCCTGTCCGGCCTCGTGGGCATCCCTCATGTCGGCGGCGTAGCGGCTCGCTTGGACAGTGAACGAATCAGTCGGACTGTGGCCGAAGTAGTGGCCGTGCTAGACCGCAGGGAACAGTTCTTCCTGGACCACGGGATTGACTCCATGGCCTCGTTCCGCCGCAGGCGGGCGGCGGGCGACTTTCCAGAGGAACCGCACGGCGACGTCTTTCTCGTCGTGGACGGCTGGCAGACAGTCCGCCAGGACTTCGACACTCTGATCCCCACCTTGAACCAGATCGCTACCCGCGGCCTCAACTACGGAGTCCACCTGATCATCGCCACCACTCGGTGGATGGAACTGTCCGCACAGATCCGCGACCAGGCCGGCACCAAGCTCGAGCTGCGGCTCGGCGACCCCATGGACTCCGTGGTCGACATCCGGAAGGCCGCCACGGTCCCACACATTCCCGGCCGCGGCCTGACCACCGAAGGGAAGATGCACTTCCTGGCTGCTCTCCCACGCGTCAACGGCCAGGAGAACATGGAGGATCTGACGGACGGAGTCATCGCTCTCGTTGAGGGGATCGCGGAGCACTGGGCCGGTCCTCCCGCGCCGCCCGTACGCATGCTGCCTCACCGACTGTCCGTCACCGAACTGCCGATCCCCGAGCTGAACGAGGGACTCCGCGTACCCATCGGGCTCGACGAAGAGGTTCTCGCCCCTGTCTGGCACGACTTCAGCCGTACCCCCCACCTGGTCGGCATCGGAGACACGGAAAGCGGAAAGACGAATCTCCTCCGGCTCATAGCCAAAGCCATCACAGCACGCTACACACCTGACGAAGCCAACATCCTCATGGTCGACTACCGCCGCGGTCTCGTCGACGCCGTGCCCGAGGAATACCGCCTCGGACACGCAGTCTCCATGGATGGCCTCAAGGAGCTGGTTGAAGGCTCCGCCCGAGCGATCAAACTCCGCCTTCCCGGGTCCGACATCGCACCGGCGCGCATGCGCCGCTGTGACTGGTGGAACGGTCCTCGCCTGTTCGTCCTCGTAGACGACTACGACATGGTTGGCGGAGGCACGTCCTTCGACCAGCCGTTCGGACCACTCTTCGACTTCCTCCCTCTCGGCTTCGAGGTCGGACTGCATCTGGTGGTCGTTCGTTCCTCAGCTGGCGTCGGACGGGGCGTGGGCGACCAGTTGCTCAGGCGCCTGGATGACGTGAACACCCCAGGACTGTTGATGTCGTGTCCCCCGTCCGAGGGATACCTCTTCGGCAACGTGAAGCCACGCAACCTTCCGCCAGGACGAGCTCAGCACATCGTCCGACGCAAGTCGACGCTAATACAAACCGCTCACGTGGCGGGTGACTCGCTGTCCGTCGACGATCAGGGTGCCGCCTAG